The Nitrospirota bacterium DNA segment CAGGATCGGTGGAGCGAAGCGATCAAGTCGTATAAACAGGCGTTGAGCAATCCGCTCTACGCCACGCCCGATCTGGCGCGATTCCACCTGGGCCGCGCCTTGGCGCACGAAGGCGATATGCAGGCGGCCGTGGAGGCGTTCGAAGATGCGTTGCTGGTCGATCCTCCGAGCGTGCCGCCGGCCATGCTGCATCTGGAGTTGGGGCGCGCTTACTACAAATTGGGCTACGACAACAAGGCGCGCGAAGTGTTGGCGAAAGTCTCGACCTTCGACAAAGGAGGCGAGTATACCGCCGCCGCCGATCGACTCCTGGAGCGGCTGAAACGATAGGACATCGCGTGGAATCGGTCGGCGAATTTTTCAAGCAAGTGCGGGAGACCAAAGGTCTGACGATCGACGAAGTCGCGTCCAAGACCCGCATCCGCTCCGACTTTGTCAAGGCGCTGGAAGAGGGCAACTTCGCCAAGCTGCCCGATCAGGTGTTTGCGAGAGGATTCGTCCGATCCTATGCCCGTTCACTGGGGCTGGACGAGGAGGACGCGATTCACCGGTTCGTCCAGTCGGCCGGCGCCTTCTATGAAAAACAGGATGAACGGGAGCGGTTGCGGATCCGGCAGGCGGAAGAAGAGCGGCGCCGGAAAGCGAACCGCAAAGCAATCAGTATCGCGGTCGGCGTCGCCGTGTTGGCCCTGGTCCTGCTCCTGAGTCGCGAACAATCCTCGGTGATCCAGCGTTCCGTTCCGGAGCCCTCCTCTGCTGTGTCGAAAAAATTGACACTTCCGCCGAAGGAGACGCGCGAGACCGTTCAGAGGCAGGCTCAGGAGCATGCCGAGCCGAGCGGCCTATCCGCGGTCGGCGAAGGATCGACGGGCAGGGCGGAAAGCCGGCCGTCAGAGGCAGTATCCCAGTCGTCGACCGCGTCGGTGGCTGAGCCGGAACCGGCGAGCACCTCGTCGCCGGGTTCGGAGGGTCCATTGGCCGGGTTGGCGCTCGACGGACCGGGCTCGGGAGACGAGCCGTTGATCTTGGATCTTGAAGCAACGGAGTTAAGCTGGGTAGTGGTACAAATCGACGGCGGCAGCCCGCAAGAAGCGCTCCTGAGGCCAGGCGAAAAAGCCCGCTGGAAGGCGCAAGACCAATTCACGCTCACGTTGGGGAACGCCGGCGGCGTGCGGGCTGAACTGAACGGGAAACCGCAGAAACCCTTCGGCCCTAGCGGCAAGGTCGCACGGGATATCGTGCTGAAACGCTGAGCCGGTTTCCTGACTCCTGCCATCCTCCTCCGCCGCGATCCAATAAAACCCCTTTGCCGGTGGGGCGGACGTGAAAGCTGAGGCGCAAAGGCGCCTCGTGCGCCCGGTCTCGGGTGCCGCTTAGGCGCGTCTCTCCGCTAACCGGTCGGCAGAATGCGCGTCTTTGCACGTTGTCGCGTGGCACGGTCCTTGTGATGAGAACGGCTTGGGAAGTCGGACGGTTCCGCCCGGGGAGTTGGAAGCGGAGGCGGGAAAAGCCGGCCACGACGCGTGGTCTTGCGCGGCAGCGCAATTCTTGACAAAGCGCGCGGCTCGTTGCTATAGTGCCGCCGCTTCAGCGGCTTGGATGATCGCTGTCGGCTCATCCGCTTCATTTATTATTTACTCAGGGCACAATATCAACCACGGAGTGGTTCTTCTACAAAAAGGAGGAGTCGTGATGGGGTATCTGTCGAGGTCTCTTGGTATCTTGACCGCATTCATGTTCGTGACGGCCACGGTGGCTGTCGCCGAGGAACGCGATCCGCTCAAACCCCGGGTCCCGCCGGATCAGATCGCTGAGGCCAAGGCGCTGAAGAACCCGATCCCGAAAACGCCGGAAAACCTGGCCAAGGGCAAGGCCTTGTTTGAGGGGAAGGGCACCTGCTTCAACTGCCACGGCAAGGAAGGGAAAGGTGATGGGCCCGCCGGGCAGATCCTGAACCCCAGCCCGCGCAACTTCACGAACTGCAAGTTCCACAAGAAGCGGAAGGATGGAGAGCTGTTCTGGGTGATTAAGAACGGCAGCCCGGGCACGGGCATGGTTTCCTTGATCCCTGCCGCCATTACGGAGGAAGAAGCCTGGACGATCATCAATTACGAGCGGAGCTTCTGCAAAGAAGGCAGCTGATAAAGCGGTTTTGACGACTGCACAAAAGGCGGCGGGACCCGAGTCCCGCCGCCTTTTGTATTTGGTTCAAAACTCGGGCGGCCTTGTCAAACGTCCCTCGACCTACCGAACCTCCGAGAGCGTCCCCCCAGGCCCGGGTTGGGTCAGGATCACGCCCGCGACCGCATCCGTCGGTCGCAGGGCCGGCACGATAAGCGGACGTTGCTCCAGGCTGAAGCCCGATTTGGCGGCGGCCGGCACCTTCTGGTCCAAAAAATCGATCAGTTCGCCCAGCGTCACCGCTCCGTCACGGTTGGCATCGGCGTCGCCTTCCAAGCCGCGGAGCAGATAGTGCGTGAACAATCCATGCCGGAGCTTGTCAGACTCCAACCCTTTGCCGAATCCGTTGAGACCGATGAGGTGAATCACCCCGTTGTTCGCGGCGTCCCAGCGCGGAGGCTTGCTTTTCGTGCGGGCGTCTCCGCCGAGCCTGGCCACGCCTCCGTCGAAGATAAAGAGCGTCTGTTTGGGGTGGAGTTTCGCCAGCGCCGCTTCCAGCTCCTTCAGCGGATAGAGTCGCGAGGGCGAGGCGCTGCCGCCGTCGTAGGGAACGAGAAAGGTCTCGCCCGTCGACGCGACGAAGGCCTGTCCGGCGAAATAGACGATCACGAGGGATTCGCCATGCACGCGCGTGGGCAACCAGTCGAGCAGCGCTTCCTCGATGTCCGGCCGCAGGGCCTTCACATCCTGCAGGACCCGTACGTTGGCGGCGGGAACGCCGCCCAGCGACCGGAACGAGGCGGCAACGTGCTCGGCGTCCCGCGCCGCGTATTTGCGTCCCGGGATCTGTTGATCGCGATAAAGACTGAGTCCGATCGCGACGACGTAGGTGTCGAGACGGCGGAGGGCGGTCGGAACGGTCGGAGCCGCATCGGCTGCCTCCGGTCTCGAGTCCCTTGAACGGATGGATGCGGTGAGGGTCTGAACCGGCGCGATGGGAGCCCCCGACGGGTCCAACAGGGTTACCTGCAATTCGCCGCGCTGCGGCTGGATCGACGGCGGGAGCGTGGCGACGAATTCGATAGAGCGGGAGTCCCCCGGCTGAAGCGTGCCGACCGGCAGTGTCGTGGCCGGAAATTGCGACACCACCGCCGGTGTGCCCGCAATCGAAGCGGAGACACCGTGGACGGCCTGTCCGCCGCCGTTTGCCAGGTCGATACGAACCCGAAGGCGTTCGCCTCCCTCCAGAAGAAGATCGCCGTTCTCGTCCACCAACGTCGCTTTGAACGAGACGGCGGAGATCGACGATCTCGTCGGGGCGGGCCCCGACGGTGGAACCGCCTGGGCCTGAGCCGCCGGCGCGGGAGGCGCAGGCGAGACCGTCCGGCTGCCGGACTCATACTGGGCTCGGGCAGCCCGAACGAACTGGGTCGACAGCGCGACCGCCGCCTCGTAGATGAACTCGTCCATATTGCCGTAGTTGCACCGACGCTGCGTCGGTTCAAGGATCAGTCGCTGCTTGTGCTGGACGGAGAGCGCTTGTTGGTTCACCACCGTTCCCGAGGCGTCTTTGAATGTCGCAACGGCTTCCAAGACCAGTTCGGCGGGCACTCGGTCGTAAATATTGTCCGTGAGCAGCTTGAGCCCCGACCGTTGCAAGTCGATGTGTATTTCATAGGTCGGCGAAGTCGGCTGAGGGTTCGCCCCGGAGGCCGAGACCGACTGGAAGTTTTGCGCGGCCGCGTCGAGCAATACCGACTCCAGTTCGGCGCCGAGAGGGATTTCGTAAGGACTGTTGCAGGCGTCGATATACTGCGCCCTCGCGTTGGTCAGCGACGGGTCGAACGTCAGCTTCACGGAGACGGGAAGGCGAGGACCCATGTCCGGCAGCGGCGTGCGCCGAACCAAGCCGGTGAGTTTGTCACAGGCCGTCAGCTCCAGTGCGAGGAGACCCAAAACCACGACGGTGCAGGTCCGCACGGCGATCCGGTTCGCCGACAACCGAACGTCGGTTGAACGAACACTTCCACGACCGAGCATCGACACCCCATCGGCAACGGGAAGGAGCAAGAAGTCCACACCGTACAGAAACCGCCGGACGATTGCAACACGCCCCTCATGATTGTGCCTTGCCAGTGGAGGAGAGCTCGTTTATCCTTACGCCGCCGGTGGAGGCTGGGCAGCGTTCTCGTCGACCTCCGGAGATCGTCTGATGCTGGTCCTGGGTCTGTCGAACATGCGGGATGCGGCCGCCGCGCTCGTCCGGGATGGACGGATTGTGGCGGCGGCCGAAGAGGAGCGGTTCGTCCGCGTCAAACACGTGACCGCCTTACCCCTGCAGGCGATTCGCTATTGCCTGCGCGAAGCCGGGGTGCGGCTCGACGAGGTGGACGCGATCGCCGTTCCGTGGAAGTACTGGGTGCTGGGACGCCGAGCGGCGCTGGCGCTCGGGTCGATGCTGCGGTCTCCGCAGCTCTTCCGGGTGAAGGGCCGGCGGAGCCTCGAACGGCTCAGCCGGGAGTGGGCGGAGCTGGTGTTCCTGAAGCGCCGGCTGAGCCGGCACCTCGGCGGCGTCGACCGCCGTCCGGTGTTTTTGGATCACCATCTCTGTCATGCCGCGAGCGCTTTCCTGGTGTCGCCCTTCGAGCGGGCGGCGATCTTGGTGGTCGACGGGGCGTCCGAATCGCATACCGTGATGCTGGCGGCGGGGGAAGGACAGGACATCCGCGTGCTGAAACGGATCGCGTTGCCGCATTCCCTCGGACAATTCTATGCCGCCGTCACGTCGTTTCTGGGGTTTCGTCCGGACTACGATGAGTACATCGTGATGGGGCTCGCCGCCTACGGGGAGCCCACATTCGCGCCCCTGCTCCGCGCCCACATATTGCCTCTGCGGCCGGACGGCGAATTTCGGCTGAACACCGGATTGCTGGACTTTCACCTGGCGCGGGTGCGGATCTTTTCGCCCGAGTTGATCCGCTTGCTGGGGCCGAATCGGCGCCCCGGTGAAGAGATCACCCAGCGCCACCGCGACATCGCCGCCAGCGCGCAATTGGTGTTGGAAGACACGTTGCTGCACCTGGCTCGCTCGCTGTACGCGGGCACTCGCGCCCAATCGCTCTGTCTGGCCGGAGGCGTCGCCTACAACTGCGTAGCGAACAGCCGGCTGCTCCGGGAAACGGATTTCCGGCGGATCTATGTCCAGCCGGCGGCGGGGGACTCGGGTGCGGCCTTGGGCGCCGCGCTCCGGTGGACGTCCCGTTGCGGCGGGATGCCCGACCGGGACGTGATGCGGTCGGCGTATCTGGGGCCCGCATTCGACGAACAGGAGTGCCGGCGCGCGCTCGATCGGGCCGGCTTGATCGCCGCCGCGCTGCCGGAGGGCGAGCTGTGTGAACGCACCGCGGCGGAACTGGCACGAGGCCGCCTCGTCTTCTGGTTCCAGGGCCGAATGGAGTGGGGCCCGCGCGCGCTGGGCAACCGCAGCCTCTTGGCGGATCCGCGGCGCGAAGACATGCGCGAACTGATCAACGCCAAGGTGAAGTTGCGGGAATGGTTTCGCCCGTTTGCGCCGTCGGTCTTGGAAGAGCGCGCCGGAGACTATTTCGATCCACCGTCGCCGTCGCCCTTCATGCTCCTCACCGCACGGGTGTTGCCGGCCGCCAAGGGTCTCATCCCCGCGGTCACCCACGTGGACGGAACCGCCCGGGTGCACACCGTCGATCGCGAGTCCAATCCGCGCTTCCGGAAATTGCTGGAAGCCTTCGAACGTCGGACCGGGGTGCCGGTCCTGCTCAACACCTCCTTTAACGTGAACGAGCCGATCGTGTGCACACCGGACGACGCGATCCGTTGTTTCCTCCGCACGGGCGTCGACTGGCTGGTGTTGGACAATCTGCTGGTCGGGCGACCGGAGGCCGTCACGCGGTAACCGTTGAACGTGATGGTTTGTGCGCGGACGTACTCTCCGTGGCGATTCGCGATTTACGTGAAACGAAGAACCCGGCTTCGGGTTTTCCCGCCCTCGACGCGCTGCTGCTTTTCTTCATTCTGAACCTCGCGCTCCAACCCCTCGTCGAACCCGACTTCGGCTGGCACTTGCGGACGGGGCTCGATCTGATCCGTCAGGGATGGCGATTGCCGGCCACCGATCCCTATTCCCACACCATGCCCGATTGGCCTTGGGTGGAGCACGCGTGGCTCACGGACGGGCTCATCGCCGCCATCTTTCAGGGTCCGGGTCCGGTCGGCCCGTTGGGGGTCATCCTGTTGTTCTCGGCGGTGACGATCGGCGCATGCTGGACGGCTGTGGGAGCGGCGGAGACCGGGCGGACGCAAAAACTCGTCGCCGTCGCCGTCGTCCTCTGGGTGGCCTTGCCGTTCCTGGGCGCCAGGACGCAACTGGTGACCCTCCTGGGGATGGCGCTCGCGCTCCGAACCGTTCACCATGCCCGCTTCGCCGGACGAGGCCGCTGGTGGGTGCTGCCGCCGTTGTTTCTGCTCTGGGCCAATCTCCATGGCGGGTTTACGGCCGGGCTGTTCCTGCTGGGATTGATCCTGAGCGCCTCCGCGATCATGCGATGGATCGTCTCCCGCCGGCCATGGCTGGAGGATCGTCTCGATGAACCGGTCATGCCCGGGCGCGAGATCGGTCGGTTCGCCGTTGCCCTGGCCGCATCGGCATTGGTGACGCTT contains these protein-coding regions:
- a CDS encoding RodZ domain-containing protein, translated to MESVGEFFKQVRETKGLTIDEVASKTRIRSDFVKALEEGNFAKLPDQVFARGFVRSYARSLGLDEEDAIHRFVQSAGAFYEKQDERERLRIRQAEEERRRKANRKAISIAVGVAVLALVLLLSREQSSVIQRSVPEPSSAVSKKLTLPPKETRETVQRQAQEHAEPSGLSAVGEGSTGRAESRPSEAVSQSSTASVAEPEPASTSSPGSEGPLAGLALDGPGSGDEPLILDLEATELSWVVVQIDGGSPQEALLRPGEKARWKAQDQFTLTLGNAGGVRAELNGKPQKPFGPSGKVARDIVLKR
- a CDS encoding cytochrome c, producing the protein MGYLSRSLGILTAFMFVTATVAVAEERDPLKPRVPPDQIAEAKALKNPIPKTPENLAKGKALFEGKGTCFNCHGKEGKGDGPAGQILNPSPRNFTNCKFHKKRKDGELFWVIKNGSPGTGMVSLIPAAITEEEAWTIINYERSFCKEGS
- a CDS encoding carbamoyltransferase C-terminal domain-containing protein translates to MLVLGLSNMRDAAAALVRDGRIVAAAEEERFVRVKHVTALPLQAIRYCLREAGVRLDEVDAIAVPWKYWVLGRRAALALGSMLRSPQLFRVKGRRSLERLSREWAELVFLKRRLSRHLGGVDRRPVFLDHHLCHAASAFLVSPFERAAILVVDGASESHTVMLAAGEGQDIRVLKRIALPHSLGQFYAAVTSFLGFRPDYDEYIVMGLAAYGEPTFAPLLRAHILPLRPDGEFRLNTGLLDFHLARVRIFSPELIRLLGPNRRPGEEITQRHRDIAASAQLVLEDTLLHLARSLYAGTRAQSLCLAGGVAYNCVANSRLLRETDFRRIYVQPAAGDSGAALGAALRWTSRCGGMPDRDVMRSAYLGPAFDEQECRRALDRAGLIAAALPEGELCERTAAELARGRLVFWFQGRMEWGPRALGNRSLLADPRREDMRELINAKVKLREWFRPFAPSVLEERAGDYFDPPSPSPFMLLTARVLPAAKGLIPAVTHVDGTARVHTVDRESNPRFRKLLEAFERRTGVPVLLNTSFNVNEPIVCTPDDAIRCFLRTGVDWLVLDNLLVGRPEAVTR